The DNA window TACCGGCTGAGGGAATGGCAGCGTTTGCACATGGCTAAAGCCAGCTTTGCGCATGTCGGTATGGATATCCTTGATGATCGATTCGGTGTGCAGCAGCGGTGACTCGCTTTGCTGAACCACAATACCACCATCCTTCAGCGCCACCATCGCGTCGCGATAGAAGTCCAGTGCAAACAAGCCCTCTGCCGGGCCGACAGGGTCGGTGCTATCGATAATCAGCAGGTCGATGCTGTTTGGCTCCACTTCCCGCATCCACTTTACGCCGTCGCCAAAGAAGAAATTCGCCCGTGGGTCGCCGTTGGCTTCGCATAATTCCGGGAAATATTTTTCAGACATGCGGGTTACCCGCTCGTCGATTTCGACCTGCCAGGCTTCTTTTACGCCCGGGTGCTTTAAGACTTCTTTTAGAGTGCCACAGTCACCACCCCCGACAATCACCACCTTCTTCGGGTCTTTATGGGTGAACAGCGCCGGGTGCGTCATCATCTCGTGGTACAGAAAATTATCCCGCGTGGTCAGCATGACACAGCCATCCAGCACCATCAGATTGCCGAAGGTCGCGGTTTCGTAGATCTCCAGCTTTTGGAACGGTGTCTGCTCTTCATGCAGTTTGTTCTTTACCTGCAAGGAAAAGGCCGTACCCTGATCCTGAAATATCTCGGTAAACCAGCCTTCATTCAATGCTGTCATATCACTCTCCAACTGTATGCCGCTGCACCG is part of the Marinobacter sp. JH2 genome and encodes:
- the speE gene encoding polyamine aminopropyltransferase; amino-acid sequence: MTALNEGWFTEIFQDQGTAFSLQVKNKLHEEQTPFQKLEIYETATFGNLMVLDGCVMLTTRDNFLYHEMMTHPALFTHKDPKKVVIVGGGDCGTLKEVLKHPGVKEAWQVEIDERVTRMSEKYFPELCEANGDPRANFFFGDGVKWMREVEPNSIDLLIIDSTDPVGPAEGLFALDFYRDAMVALKDGGIVVQQSESPLLHTESIIKDIHTDMRKAGFSHVQTLPFPQPVYPTGWWSCTMGSKDNPLKYFREEDVNDRPFVTRYYNSGIHHGALAMPQFMIDALEDQVRPEEG